AAATAAACACATAGATAACAATGTTAAGGAGGTGAGAAAATGATTAATTCTTTAAGAAGATATAGAAATAACTATGTTAATGATTATCTTCATAAAACAAGTAAAAATATTATTGATAAAGCAATAGAACATAAAGTAAAGAAAATAGTTATAGGTAAAATTAAAGGCATTAAGCAAGATATGAATTACAATAAGTCCTTTGTTCAAATACCTATACAAAGACTTACTGAATTAATAAAATACAAGGCTGAACTACAAGGCATTGAAGTTAAATTTAAAGAAGAAAGCTATACAAGTGGTTGTAGTGCCTTCGATTTAGAGTCAATAGATAAAAACCACTATAATAAGAGGCGCAGAG
The sequence above is drawn from the Clostridium formicaceticum genome and encodes:
- a CDS encoding IS200/IS605 family accessory protein TnpB-related protein codes for the protein MINSLRRYRNNYVNDYLHKTSKNIIDKAIEHKVKKIVIGKIKGIKQDMNYNKSFVQIPIQRLTELIKYKAELQGIEVKFKEESYTSGCSAFDLESIDKNHYNKRRRVVRGLFKSSFGLVNSDVNGSLNILRKEEKCIPEIVQAMRDKGSASSPLRVRVAC